A single genomic interval of Argopecten irradians isolate NY chromosome 8, Ai_NY, whole genome shotgun sequence harbors:
- the LOC138330252 gene encoding E3 ubiquitin-protein ligase TRIM71-like, with protein sequence MATGQVVVEFDVSSERCSDHNQPIVYSCESCLGEFACSKCVISTHNGHKFGEIQTFISEQRFQLFEVLDETDDRLKQLALDYDNVKERMDINESASQRLVSEIEERGRILKAHIDEIVANGRQKSEKYQRKNNRRLTKALNEIADMTTELKRKSRKCRKLVASLKYADIKKSLKLGTELKRDIMVVREETSTRSQNFKTPSTLEDIAVLEKLFGKLQIDTTKLECVDLKLKSTFQNVDNEPVYRLCPVMDGNCAWVSGDECVLNLFTFEGIHVKKLELDSGVNDLGCFTQSNDLTSLVVACEDNSVRQISPEVEGETMGQELFQFESDPSSIAFTAKNDMVIVATNQRKPIKVDVRGRKKPFVSGKENDLDLTEPNTVRVNPDTGDLAILNNNPGYLYVCDEKLNMKFKYLGQETEDGQLETEDFDPQGVTFDRDGNIVVADQGRKRVILLNRDGHFLKTLITRNEQEPTKEPLAVELYQESTMHVLWVGYSTGKIETYNYTFNSG encoded by the coding sequence ATGGCTACAGGGCAGGTTGTTGTAGAATTCGACGTATCGTCGGAGAGATGCAGCGATCACAATCAACCTATAGTTTATTCATGTGAATCATGTTTAGGAGAGTTCGCGTGTAGCAAGTGCGTTATATCAACGCACAATGGACACAAATTTGGTGAGATTCAGACATTCATTTCTGAACAGAGATTCCAGCTATTCGAAGTTTTAGACGAAACAGATGACCGCTTGAAACAGCTAGCATTAGACTATGACAATGTGAAAGAACGGATGGATATAAATGAGAGTGCATCCCAGAGATTAGTGAGCGAAATAGAGGAACGAGGCAGGATATTGAAGGCTCATATTGATGAGATTGTTGCGAATGGAAGGCAGAAGTCTGAAAAGTATCAACGTAAAAATAACAGAAGACTGACAAAGGCTCTTAATGAAATAGCAGATATGACTACAGAGTTAAAGAGGAAGTCAAGGAAATGTCGGAAACTGGTTGCTTCTCTCAAGTATGCGGACAtcaaaaaatctttaaaattagGGACGGAATTAAAAAGGGATATAATGGTTGTCAGGGAAGAGACATCAACCAGAAGCCAGAATTTTAAGACTCCCTCGACCTTAGAAGACATAGCAGTGCTTGAAAAATTGTTTGGAAAGCTCCAAATCGATACAACGAAACTGGAATGTGTCGACTTGAAGCTCAAATCTACGTTCCAAAATGTGGATAACGAGCCTGTATACAGACTTTGTCCTGTAATGGATGGCAATTGTGCTTGGGTGAGTGGTGACGAGTGCGTATTAAATCTGTTCACATTTGAAGGAATTCATGTCAAAAAGCTGGAGCTAGATTCTGGTGTCAACGATCTCGGGTGCTTTACTCAAAGTAACGACTTGACAAGTCTTGTGGTGGCTTGCGAAGACAACAGTGTCAGACAGATATCCCCAGAAGTAGAAGGCGAAACGATGGGGCAGGAATTATTCCAGTTTGAATCCGATCCTTCAAGCATTGCCTTTACAGCCAAAAACGACATGGTAATCGTCGCTACTAACCAGCGCAAGCCGATCAAGGTAGATGTAAGAGGGAGAAAGAAACCGTTTGTGTCTGGGAAAGAGAATGATTTGGACTTGACCGAACCGAATACTGTCCGAGTTAATCCTGACACAGGTGACCTGGCCATACTGAACAACAATCCAGGCTACTTGTATGTCTGTGATGAAAAGCTCAATATGAAGTTCAAGTATCTTGGACAAGAAACGGAAGATGGTCAGCTGGAAACTGAAGATTTCGATCCGCAAGGAGTAACCTTCGATAGGGATGGGAACATTGTGGTAGCAGACCAAGGACGAAAACGTGTTATATTGCTCAACCGTGACGGTCATTTTCTGAAAACTCTAATCACAAGAAATGAGCAAGAACCGACGAAAGAACCGTTAGCCGTGGAACTGTATCAGGAAAGTACAATGCACGTATTGTGGGTGGGGTACAGTACCGGGAAAATAGAGACCTACAACTATACATTCAATTCGGGCTAG